From a region of the Ascochyta rabiei chromosome 22, complete sequence genome:
- a CDS encoding protein translocase subunit — MADDSKMQIMRQVQQEAAMQNARMLVEKLNEHCFERCVPKPGTSLSSGEEGCFKSCMEKYMSAWNTVSKQYVARIQKESAAGGLSL, encoded by the exons ATGGCCGACGACAGCAAGATGCAGATCATGCGCCAGGTGCAGCAAGAAGCCGCCATGCAGAACGCGCGCATGCTAGTCGAG AAACTCAACGAGCACTGCTTCGAGCGCTGCGTCCCCAAGCCCGGCACCTCGCTGTCCAGCGGCGAGGAGGGCTGCTTCAAGTCGTGCATGGAGAAGTACATGAGCGCCTGGAACACGGTCAGCAAGCAGTACGTCGCTCGCATACAAAAGGAGAGTGCTGCTGGCGGTCTGAGTCTGTGA
- a CDS encoding Homoserine O-acetyltransferase, which translates to MSVSRRLLAVARRQAPMLQSCARTASRWSILQASRGIHQQPPRNAQHNAAARAEEDSVQSESLNPALSFPCLDALESKSASLSKRSTAGPEPSYTSGHTEIFHSKQPILLDWGGVLPQFDVAYETWGSLNQDKSNAILLHTGLSASSHAHSTESNPKPGWWEKFIGPDKPLDTTKYFVICTNVIGGCYGSTGPSSIDSTSGKRYATRFPILTMEDMVRAQFRLLDDLGIQKLYASVGSSMGGMQSLAAGNLFPERVGRLVSISGCARSHPYSIAMRHTQRQALMMDPNWARGFYYDSIPPHGGMKLAREIATVTYRSGPEWELRFGRRRADPSRPPALCPDFLVETYLDHAGEKWCLEYDPNSLLYVSKAMDMFDLGQEHRNRVNERRAANASKVQAYLDGKGTESEAIADACSLTLPEQPYEEKEQPADFDESNAPTADGSEPPADLVAGLRPLANTPALVLGVASDILFPAWQQREIATTLKRAGNKNVTHIELGEEKSMFGHDTFLLDLENVGGAVKSFLG; encoded by the exons ATGAGCGTTTCCCGCAGGCTGCTCGCCGTCGCGCGGCGACAGGCACCGATGTTGCAAAGCTGTGCCAGGACAGCTTCACGATGGTCAATCCTCCAAGCAAGTAGAGGCATACATCAACAACCGCCACGCAATGCTCAACACAACGCGGCAGCTAGAGCGGAGGAAGATTCTGTACAGAGCGAATCGCTCAACCCAGCATTGTCCTTTCCGTGCCTTGACGCACTCGAATCGAAATCCGCTTCCCTCTCGAAACGCTCGACCGCAGGCCCTGAGCCATCGTATACGTCCGGGCATACCGAGATTTTTCATTCGAAACAGCCTATACTTCTGGACTGGGGCGGTGTATTGCCACAATTCGACGTGGCATACGAGACCTGGGGAAGCCTGAACCAGGACAAAAGCAACGCCATATTGCTGCACACTGGCCTTTCAGCTTCAAGTCATGCACACAGTACCGAGTCGAATCCCAAGCCAGGGTGGTGGGAGAAGTTCATCGGGCCGGACAAGCCTCTGGACACCACCAAGTACTTCGTCATCTGCACAAACGTCATTGGAGGATGCTACGGTTCGACGGGACCTTCTTCAATCGATTCAACGAGCGGCAAGCGCTATGCGACACGATTTCCCATTCTGACGATGGAGGACATGGTACGCGCACAGTTCCGGCTGTTGGATGACCTGGGCATCCAGAAGCTATACGCAAGTGTAGGATCCAGCATGGGTGGCATGCAGAGTCTCGCGGCCGGCAACTTGTTTCCTGAGCGAGTCGGTCGGCTTGTCAGCATCAGTGGCTGTGCGCGCAGCCACCCCTACAGTATCGCCATGAGGCATACACAACGGCAAG CACTCATGATGGACCCCAATTGGGCTCGAGGCTTCTACTACGATAGCATCCCCCCACATGGTGGCATGAAGCTGGCTCGTGAGATCGCGACCGTCACATACCGAAGTGGGCCAGAGTGGGAGCTACGGTTCGGCCGTCGTCGCGCAGACCCGTCGCGGCCACCAGCGCTCTGTCCTGATTTCCTCGTCGAGACGTACTTGGACCACGCCGGTGAGAAGTGGTGTTTGGAGTACGATCCCAATAGTCTGTTGTATGTTTCGAAAGCCATGGATATGTTCGATCTGGGTCAGGAGCATCGCAATCGTGTCAACGAGCGCAGGGCTGCAAATGCAAGCAAAGTACAGGCATATCTTGATGGCAAGGGTACTGAGTCTGAAGCCATCGCTGATGCTTGCAGCTTGACCCTTCCCGAGCAGCCATACGAAGAGAAAGAACAGCCTGCAGACTTTGACGAAAGCAACGCCCCTACGGCTGACGGGAGCGAGCCGCCAGCCGACTTGGTTGCGGGTCTTCGACCGTTGGCCAACACCCCAGCACTAGTTCTAGGTGTCGCGAGCGATATTCTGTTTCCTGCGTGGCAGCAGCGCGAGATTGCAACGACGCTGAAGCGCGCAGGAAACAAGAACGTGACACACATCGAGCTGGGTGAGGAGAAGAGCATGTTTGGTCACGACACTTTCCTTCTCGATCTCGAGAACGTCGGTGGCGCAGTCAAGTCGTTCCTTGGTTGA
- a CDS encoding nuclease: MSKVTFAIIAAGGAAAGAAATAALYSTKKDSLPLTPVTTTTTTTTAAAAATVTGLPRPSPVPAVPSTPAPAAARRPPPVDPNGLFQYGFPGPVNDLRPAASLTSSYDRERRNPAWVAEHITPASLANSNADRRHSVFVEDVGIPEKFRAKLKDYFRSGYDRGHQVPAADAKWSQEAMDDTFALSNMCPQVGDGFNRDYWAHFEDFCRRLTHHYPSVRIVTGPLYLPKREADGKWRVSYEMIGTPPNVAVPTHFYKVIFAEDGALGGKVALGAFVLPNARIDNKKPLTDFEVPVEAVERASGLEFATKLDASRRKRLCQEVNCSVIVKEYAQRQKAFAKPAA; this comes from the coding sequence ATGTCCAAAGTCACCTTTGCCATCATTGCAGCTGGCGGTGCAGCGGCCggcgcagcagcaacagcggCCTTGTACTCGACGAAGAAAGACAGCCTCCCACTCACGCccgtcaccaccaccaccaccaccaccaccgccgccgccgccgccaccgtcACCGGCCTGCCGCGACCAAGCCCAGTTCCCGCCGTTCCCTCTACACCTgcgcccgccgccgcccgccgTCCGCCGCCCGTCGACCCCAACGGGCTCTTCCAGTATGGATTCCCCGGCCCGGTCAACGACCTCCGCCCTGCAGCCTCGCTGACGTCGTCGTATGACCGCGAGCGGCGCAACCCAGCGTGGGTCGCCGAGCACATCACGCCGGCGTCGCTCGCCAACAGCAACGCGGACCGCAGGCACAGTGTGTTTGTCGAGGACGTAGGCATCCCGGAGAAGTTCCGCGCAAAGCTCAAGGACTACTTCCGCAGCGGCTATGACCGCGGCCACCAGGTGCCTGCGGCGGACGCCAAGTGGAGCCAGGAGGCCATGGACGACACGTTTGCGCTGAGCAACATGTGCCCGCAGGTGGGCGACGGCTTCAACCGCGACTACTGGGCGCACTTTGAGGACTTTTGCCGGAGGCTGACGCACCACTACCCGAGCGTGCGGATTGTCACGGGCCCGCTGTACCTGCCCAAGCGCGAGGCGGACGGCAAGTGGCGCGTCAGCTACGAGATGATTGGGACGCCGCCTAATGTCGCGGTGCCTACGCATTTCTACAAGGTCATCTTCGCCGAGGACGGGGCGCTGGGCGGCAAGGTGGCGCTGGGCGCGTTTGTGCTGCCGAATGCGCGCATCGACAACAAGAAGCCGTTGACCGACTTTGAGGTGCCCGTCGAGGCGGTGGAGCGGGCGAGCGGGCTGGAGTTTGCGACCAAGCTGGATGCGAGCCGGCGCAAGAGGCTGTGCCAGGAGGTCAACTGCTCGGTGATTGTCAAGGAGTATGCGCAGCGACAGAAGGCGTTTGCCAAGCCGGCTGCTTGA